The nucleotide sequence TGATAAAAGCTGGCACTGTTTGTCAAAATTCCGATGTCAAATATATCGAATGCCACGATCCAGTAAGTTAAATTCAATTATactatacctactatacctatataaagacgtatacctacctagtacctacctatctatacatAAACAATACCTACGCCTGTATCGACGAAGCTTCGAGGGGGAGAGAGAGAgttggacaaaaaaaataacaaaaacaataaatctCTATTCGCTTTTGTATGTAGTATAACAAATGAATTCACTGGGAATGAaagttttcgcgaaatttcaatcaTCGAGTATCTACTCCACCGTTGCGTCGCTTCTGGTCTTTTCGCCCTTTCTGTCCCTTCGAGTCCGGCCactaattaatttaatttagacTTTTCGCGAGTCAATTCTACAGCAGAAAAATACACCAGCAGGAGACGTATAGGCCTAGTTGTAGAGATGCCTATTTTGATACaaaactgtaggtaggtatagtgttCCATACACAGTTCGAGCTTAAGCCTATATTCTTCGTATAGCGATTGCGACAACAATCGGATtacatttttaaactttaaagaTGAGCTTTGCCCCGAACATAATACAatcataaataatttattttcgctTTCGTCTTAGCATTCTGCataaaactttcattttataCATTAAACTTACCGTCTGTTTTTCTCTCTCGTATTAACAATGTAGTATTTCGCGAGCGTAGTATAGATATACCGCCCAGCAAAAACCTACTTCTCATCCTACCTTTCTCGTTGTCCATTCGGCAGGAAACTCTTCATCTCAATGGCAACCGAGAGGCAATACTCGAAAAAACTTTCACAAACTTGCGAATATTCTTAATCTTTAGGCAACGTCGGCAAATTACGAATTAAAAACGagaaatttcctaaaagatgGGAATCTTTTCGCTGGGCTTTTTTCTTATTCCATTTATCTGAACTTGTTCTCACTCTCGCTCTCatcttgatgaattttcaaagcgTGTTTTCTTTATCCCTGCTACGTACTAATTCAAAGGTTGAacaagttttatcaaaaataacgcGTCAAGGTTAAACTGAACTCTTTTAACTTTGCGAACGAATAAAACTTTCGTGCTTTTATACGCATTCTCGTCTTTTGAAGCGCGGCAAAAAAGTTAACTGAGCTTTTCCGGTGACAAATAGGTGAGATTTCTTAATGAACTTTTTTGTCGTACCTACCTATGGAAATAGGATTCgagtatttctgaaaattaacaCGTGCAGGGTGcccaaaaatatcgagtacctatccccaaattaaaagttttccacaaaatgtttcggttggtcacagtgaatgataataatgatagcagaTGATTGGTCGTTGAATTGAGGTGATGACATTCCActaatcatatgcatctatttcaccaTGCCCAGCctatatttttaacaaaaaactttctttggggtactcgatatttctgcgcagcAGTACTTCTCTGGACAGAATTAGGCTCTCAAGGATTGGAAAAGGTCGAAGATCTGTTATAATTCTTTCGATACAACAGATGGACCAAGTTATCTTCATACTGATGAAAAACGCTATGAGAGTaggaatttttcgatgattacAGCGCCTCTTGTAAGGCAAGTAGATATGCAACACTTCGAGCACGAAGTAATAgtatattatgcaactagggagataaaGTGCGTGATTACAAACGAGTGCTAAATACAACACGAGGCGTAGCCGAGTGTTGTATCTCACTCGTTTATGATCGCGTACTCTATCTTCCtaattgaataatatattttacatATAACATACATATGATACTTATCAGTACAACGTTGTTGTGAGGTGCAAAAATGACTGCCGCCTGCCGCAGATTGTGGGAATACCTACTAATACAtacgttttgttttgaattcaactaaattttaatgaacatgtgaagataattttcaaaagaggtTTCATTTACCTAAACATTTATCGTGAATGTACATACGATTTATTTACTATCAAAACTCAACAATTCTAAAGTGAAATGTATTTTGTGACGGTATCGTTCACCATTGTTAAtcgaatattcattttaagtaaTTCACGCACGTCAAAATTCACTAGTTAAATCACAATTATTTACTACAATGGTCTGAAGTTCGATTCACCGAACACCGATTCAGTTTGCAACCTCAAACCTGTAACATGTGGCTGTACCTAGTTGTTAAGCTGAACGGCCGACGCGACGTACGTACGAAAGTAACGCGTTACCTACTCGCAGATAAATTATGTAGCCGAAATTATATAAGGAATACAAACGGAAGGGCGAGGCGGAAGGGGGAGGAGGATGGTTctccatttttgctgatttttttttggggtgttgggGCAACGCGTTATTTCGTAGCAGTTTAATGTAAACATAGCAGTGTTGccaaatcgcaaaattttagattatcTCCCTAGGGAGTATCCAAAATTTAGATTACCTCCCGGATAGAGATTCATTCCTCTTCTTATTTACTCGCTCAGAATGTTCCAGTTTTTGCATCGAATAACAACGTTGTAATGATACGTATTATATGTATGTTATATGTAAAATGCATTCGTCACATCATCAGTAGGTAACGTTTCTAATTTTGAAGTTggaacactttttttgaaaaaaaatctctcattttttaaatacaaattcaaaccaaaaaaattaccctcaaAATGTATTTCATATTTATCTAATAGGTGAAtcctttcattttgaaaaaaaaacaatcgataGGTAAGTATGATAGACGAGAATTAGAAGACCactcaaaaatacataaataaaaaattttcagaggctgaatttaaattttttatttttttgttgaaaatttagaagTGACTCCATTTCTCATGAGAAATCTgaatcaatttatcaaattgagaTCGGAAATGGtcactacgagtacctatgtaaCTTTTTTAGTCCATGTGCAGATTGTACGTATCTATTCTTCAGTCTGGTCCATCGAGTGTAGTATTATTTTCTTgccaaatatttttgaaaaattataaaatttaccaaCGAAAGGGATAAAATTGactgaaagaaaatttaaaaaagggaAATACAATAGGTGGGTATTTAGCCCGCCTGCCGAAGTTTCGTCATCTATTCGCTATTCATATTGATGATGGATAGGATACTTCTGACTAATTCCTCGCAAGTAAGTATGGTATTCGCGAATAAGATGTAGGCGTAGGTTaaggagaaaaaattacaataaaattctGGGTCATGATATCTTTTGGTGTAGTAAAAGAAATCGTAAAATGAAGCAAAGTTGAATAGGTgcagttgaaattcaaaaaagaagactaaaataagttgaatttgGTCATTCCCTGTGAGAATCACGTAatagataaataggtacctacctgcataataattttttgttggggggggtCCAGCTTTAAAAGCTGCCCCAGACAgattacgagtatattttttaaaaaatgatctctTCTTCgaccaaaaatctaaaactttgCATCATTTTAcggtttcaatattttcaaaactcgtaTAAGTACCTTTTTAACTTCCGAACAAGTCGACAAATATGCGTTTTTTCCAGCAGGGAGTAAATGAGAAAGTAGAAGAGAACAAGAAGATGATGCGAGAACACCTAATTTGCTCTTCGCAGTCAAACGAAACGCCATTATCTCAAATTAACACCACTGCAACCAGCACCAGTAAGGTAACCAACATATTATCTACCACTACGAGTACCACTTCTCAAACGCCGATCGTTTTACCGGTGAAAGCCACCAACATTCCATTGACACCTTCGACAGCACCTACACCAATTACGAAGCTCACCTCTAAAGCTGAACTCAAATCTACCGGTAAGAAAACTCGCTTCCCCCTTTCCTAAAGTACCATCCACTCTAtacctattttgattaaaacttgattttcgtCTAGTTACAGAAATTCCGTTCAAAAGTTCACCTCCTCTGAACATCGGCTCGGAATCGTCGACTATTTCTCTACCTCAAGAAATGTCATTCGCCGAAGAACCAATTCGAGCTTCGAAACCGTTCGTCGAAAAAGAACCAACCGAATACCCCGAAGCAAAACCCAGTCTCGTTGCGAATACCACCGAAAGTTCCCATCATAAGAACGTTAACTCAATAAAACTCGGTCTCAATCTAATCCCTACTTCGCAACCAGTTAAAACCAAACCGGAAAAAAGCACCTCTTCGGCAACCGAATTGCCCAAAGAGAATTCCAGCATATTAAGCTACATCGTTCCCGGTACGACGGAAGTGTCTTCCAACGTTACACCTGTTGAGGAATCTCACGAAATCTACAATAACGACAAAGAACGTGAAATCTTTCAAGACTCTGTGTCGACACCGgtgaaaaaagtagtaaaattaGAAGTCGTCGAAAACGTAGGTAATTCGTTGAAAAACATCGTTTCCAAATCTAGCGAAAGTGAAGAAGATCAAGGCGATCGAACGTACAATATCGAGGGTACTTTCGACTCGAATGATTTCACCAACGTCGACTCCATCAACGTGTATAAGAAAATCGACCTGAATCCGGCCGAAACAAACGTCAATCCGTCTTTCGAAAGTACGCAAAAACCAGCGGACGTAGAGTTCGAGAAATCCACTCCGGGATACCTTCCAAGTAGTAAAAAATTGCAGGACCCGAAATCGTTTTCGGTTTCTTTTACTTCGGCTTCGTCTCCCGAACCATCCTCAAATAAAGCCACCTCTAGCCCTAATGCCACTCCAAACACTACCGAAAATGCCAGCACAACGACGCCGATTCAAAACTTGATAATCCTCGAACCTAGAAATGAAACGATGTCAGAAGAAGAAGCCAAAAAGAGATCAGCCTTGCTGAGCGGATCCGAAGAAACCGACGAGAATTATCCGAATAGGAAACGTCGTATAATTAATTCAAAACGTCATTCCTTTTATCCTTATTTCTTGGGACGCATTTGGGGTTGAAATTTCACACCATTTTAGTGTTTCTCGCTTCGAATAGATGAATATTTACTTTTCCTTTGTTTCGTCGTTTTGTTTGTTAttgttttcctttttcctttttcttttttcttttttttttttctatcaaaattataaaatagatGTGTGTGATAGTAGcgtatttattttcgaattttattatttatttaaatgtGTA is from Planococcus citri chromosome 1, ihPlaCitr1.1, whole genome shotgun sequence and encodes:
- the LOC135832537 gene encoding uncharacterized protein LOC135832537 isoform X1; protein product: MKLLLIGAFFAIFSNVHGNSSYVRKLPFNITGKWYLPNSNSPVFYLHFRDRISWIEADAVCQFHHSELVTVDKPNQFEDVKAYLKQLGYDKPVWIGLQRLYNESMEWRDGSILSTDEYWKQAPDTNRSVCVMSSPADNYRWIANPCNGPGTASFICEMPIPKWVKKSACLEAVNPSIIVTFHPEKTMIKAGTVCQNSDVKYIECHDPSTNMRFFQQGVNEKVEENKKMMREHLICSSQSNETPLSQINTTATSTSKVTNILSTTTSTTSQTPIVLPVKATNIPLTPSTAPTPITKLTSKAELKSTVTEIPFKSSPPLNIGSESSTISLPQEMSFAEEPIRASKPFVEKEPTEYPEAKPSLVANTTESSHHKNVNSIKLGLNLIPTSQPVKTKPEKSTSSATELPKENSSILSYIVPGTTEVSSNVTPVEESHEIYNNDKEREIFQDSVSTPVKKVVKLEVVENVGNSLKNIVSKSSESEEDQGDRTYNIEGTFDSNDFTNVDSINVYKKIDLNPAETNVNPSFESTQKPADVEFEKSTPGYLPSSKKLQDPKSFSVSFTSASSPEPSSNKATSSPNATPNTTENASTTTPIQNLIILEPRNETMSEEEAKKRSALLSGSEETDENYPNRKRRIINSKRHSFYPYFLGRIWG
- the LOC135832537 gene encoding uncharacterized protein LOC135832537 isoform X2; translation: MKLLLIGAFFAIFSNVHGNSSYVRKLPFNITGKWYLPNSNSPVFYLHFRDRISWIEADAVCQFHHSELVTVDKPNQFEDVKAYLKQLGYDKPVWIGLQRLYNESMEWRDGSILSTDEYWKQAPDTNRSVCVMSSPADNYRWIANPCNGPGTASFICEMPIPKWVKKSACLEAVNPSIIVTFHPEKTMIKAGTVCQNSDVKYIECHDPSTNMRFFQQGVNEKVEENKKMMREHLICSSQSNETPLSQINTTATSTSKVTNILSTTTSTTSQTPIVLPVKATNIPLTPSTAPTPITKLTSKAELKSTEIPFKSSPPLNIGSESSTISLPQEMSFAEEPIRASKPFVEKEPTEYPEAKPSLVANTTESSHHKNVNSIKLGLNLIPTSQPVKTKPEKSTSSATELPKENSSILSYIVPGTTEVSSNVTPVEESHEIYNNDKEREIFQDSVSTPVKKVVKLEVVENVGNSLKNIVSKSSESEEDQGDRTYNIEGTFDSNDFTNVDSINVYKKIDLNPAETNVNPSFESTQKPADVEFEKSTPGYLPSSKKLQDPKSFSVSFTSASSPEPSSNKATSSPNATPNTTENASTTTPIQNLIILEPRNETMSEEEAKKRSALLSGSEETDENYPNRKRRIINSKRHSFYPYFLGRIWG
- the LOC135832537 gene encoding uncharacterized protein LOC135832537 isoform X4, encoding MKLLLIGAFFAIFSNVHGNSSYVRKLPFNITGKWYLPNSNSPVFYLHFRDRISWIEADAVCQFHHSELVTVDKPNQFEDVKAYLKQLGYDKPVWIGLQRLYNESMEWRDGSILSTDEYWKQAPDTNRSVCVMSSPADNYRWIANPCNGPGTASFICEMPIPKWVKKSACLEAVNPSIIVTFHPEKTMIKAGTVCQNSDVKYIECHDPGVNEKVEENKKMMREHLICSSQSNETPLSQINTTATSTSKVTNILSTTTSTTSQTPIVLPVKATNIPLTPSTAPTPITKLTSKAELKSTVTEIPFKSSPPLNIGSESSTISLPQEMSFAEEPIRASKPFVEKEPTEYPEAKPSLVANTTESSHHKNVNSIKLGLNLIPTSQPVKTKPEKSTSSATELPKENSSILSYIVPGTTEVSSNVTPVEESHEIYNNDKEREIFQDSVSTPVKKVVKLEVVENVGNSLKNIVSKSSESEEDQGDRTYNIEGTFDSNDFTNVDSINVYKKIDLNPAETNVNPSFESTQKPADVEFEKSTPGYLPSSKKLQDPKSFSVSFTSASSPEPSSNKATSSPNATPNTTENASTTTPIQNLIILEPRNETMSEEEAKKRSALLSGSEETDENYPNRKRRIINSKRHSFYPYFLGRIWG
- the LOC135832537 gene encoding mucin-5AC-like isoform X3, encoding MKLLLIGAFFAIFSNVHGNSSYVRKLPFNITGKWYLPNSNSPVFYLHFRDRISWIEADAVCQFHHSELVTVDKPNQFEDVKAYLKQLGYDKPVWIGLQRLYNESMEWRDGSILSTDEYWKQAPDTNRSVCVMSSPADNYRWIANPCNGPGTASFICEMPIPKWVKKSACLEAVNPSIIVTFHPEKTMIKAGTVCQNSDVKYIECHDPQGVNEKVEENKKMMREHLICSSQSNETPLSQINTTATSTSKVTNILSTTTSTTSQTPIVLPVKATNIPLTPSTAPTPITKLTSKAELKSTVTEIPFKSSPPLNIGSESSTISLPQEMSFAEEPIRASKPFVEKEPTEYPEAKPSLVANTTESSHHKNVNSIKLGLNLIPTSQPVKTKPEKSTSSATELPKENSSILSYIVPGTTEVSSNVTPVEESHEIYNNDKEREIFQDSVSTPVKKVVKLEVVENVGNSLKNIVSKSSESEEDQGDRTYNIEGTFDSNDFTNVDSINVYKKIDLNPAETNVNPSFESTQKPADVEFEKSTPGYLPSSKKLQDPKSFSVSFTSASSPEPSSNKATSSPNATPNTTENASTTTPIQNLIILEPRNETMSEEEAKKRSALLSGSEETDENYPNRKRRIINSKRHSFYPYFLGRIWG